The proteins below come from a single Pedobacter aquae genomic window:
- a CDS encoding ISAon1 family transposase N-terminal region protein, protein MDSTLLSLILPEGLSEYFELDKVETVSDSYYIYLKERNIQPKEFTAQKLISKGFFEEISVRDFPLRGKPCFLKLKRRKWMIVETGEIVFRDWNLVAEGTKMTQEFAFFFERLFGFKPNKL, encoded by the coding sequence TTGGATTCTACCTTACTATCATTAATCTTACCCGAAGGTCTTAGCGAATACTTTGAACTGGACAAAGTAGAGACTGTATCGGATTCTTATTACATCTATCTTAAAGAAAGGAATATACAACCCAAAGAGTTCACCGCTCAAAAGTTAATTTCTAAGGGTTTTTTCGAAGAGATTTCTGTCAGAGACTTTCCCTTACGCGGAAAACCTTGTTTTTTAAAGCTTAAAAGGCGGAAATGGATGATCGTAGAGACAGGAGAAATCGTATTTAGAGATTGGAATTTGGTAGCAGAAGGGACAAAAATGACTCAGGAGTTTGCCTTTTTTTTTGAGAGACTATTTGGATTCAAGCCCAATAAGCTGTAA
- a CDS encoding DEAD/DEAH box helicase, producing the protein MKFNKYHISPELKRSLEELGFKKPTDIQFKSIPQILSGQDILAIAQTGTGKTAAFAIPLISMLQEKKRYQQEQHVKAVVMVPTRELALQIQDVFIELAKYTSIKTAAIIGGVDIDPQLQEIKAGVDILIATPGRIMDLVHKSILNLKKIDYLVLDEADHMLAKGFYADIQKLITFLPRRRQTMFFSATINETIKDLAYALVSKPVRIQLSPKDPVSKNVDHAVIYVEMDDKRFFLERLIKEHPETKMMVFVRTKVRAERVAKAMERVAIATATIHGDKEQQDRFDVLDDFRIGKIKVLIATDVSSRGIDVKGVDYVINYDLPDVAENYVHRIGRTGRGVSRGKAISFCSEEEKTILAEIETYLTNPIKTMEIRHTEYEETLAISEDNPHDWKSLLKEAAQEPLKKRKKK; encoded by the coding sequence ATGAAATTCAATAAATACCATATTTCACCAGAGTTAAAAAGAAGCTTAGAAGAATTAGGTTTCAAAAAACCTACGGATATACAATTCAAATCTATACCTCAAATCTTATCTGGACAAGATATTTTAGCTATAGCACAAACCGGAACAGGAAAAACTGCCGCTTTTGCCATACCCTTAATTAGCATGTTGCAAGAGAAGAAACGCTACCAGCAAGAACAACATGTAAAGGCTGTAGTGATGGTGCCAACCAGAGAACTAGCTTTACAAATACAAGATGTGTTTATTGAATTAGCTAAATATACAAGCATTAAAACTGCCGCTATAATTGGTGGTGTAGATATAGACCCTCAACTTCAAGAAATAAAAGCTGGCGTTGATATTTTAATTGCTACGCCTGGCCGTATTATGGATTTGGTACATAAAAGTATCCTTAACCTGAAAAAAATAGACTATTTGGTTTTAGACGAGGCTGATCATATGCTGGCGAAAGGTTTTTATGCCGATATACAAAAACTCATTACCTTTTTACCTAGAAGAAGACAAACCATGTTTTTTTCTGCTACCATTAATGAAACCATTAAAGATTTAGCTTATGCTTTGGTAAGTAAGCCGGTAAGGATTCAATTATCGCCTAAAGACCCTGTTTCTAAAAATGTAGACCATGCGGTTATTTATGTTGAAATGGATGATAAAAGGTTCTTTTTAGAAAGGTTAATAAAGGAACATCCGGAAACGAAAATGATGGTTTTTGTAAGAACCAAAGTTAGGGCAGAGCGTGTGGCAAAAGCTATGGAAAGGGTGGCTATTGCAACGGCAACCATACATGGCGACAAAGAGCAACAAGATAGATTTGATGTTTTAGATGATTTTAGAATAGGAAAAATAAAGGTGTTAATAGCTACTGATGTAAGTTCTAGAGGGATTGATGTTAAAGGTGTAGACTATGTTATTAATTACGATTTGCCTGATGTAGCAGAAAATTATGTTCATAGAATTGGGCGTACAGGTAGAGGGGTAAGCAGGGGTAAAGCTATTTCATTTTGTAGTGAAGAAGAAAAAACGATACTTGCCGAAATAGAAACTTACTTAACCAATCCTATTAAAACAATGGAAATACGCCATACAGAATATGAAGAAACTTTGGCTATTTCTGAAGATAACCCTCATGATTGGAAGAGTTTATTGAAAGAAGCAGCCCAAGAACCACTTAAAAAGAGGAAGAAAAAATAA
- a CDS encoding HepT-like ribonuclease domain-containing protein, producing the protein MSPPQLLRLIHFNKYESNKLLRRAIERELEIIGEATNRILKIDNSINISNAKRIISLRNWVIHAYDNVDNMIIWGIITKDLILLKEQVSQLLNDND; encoded by the coding sequence ATGTCTCCTCCCCAACTTTTACGCTTGATCCATTTCAATAAATATGAATCAAATAAATTACTTCGTAGAGCGATTGAAAGAGAATTAGAGATTATTGGAGAAGCAACAAACAGAATTCTTAAAATTGATAATTCTATTAATATCTCTAACGCAAAAAGAATTATTAGCCTTAGAAACTGGGTAATACATGCTTATGATAATGTTGATAACATGATTATTTGGGGAATAATTACTAAAGACTTAATATTATTGAAAGAGCAAGTTTCTCAATTATTAAATGATAACGATTGA
- a CDS encoding patatin-like phospholipase family protein, with protein MKNIILLIFIVCIKSTYAQKVGLVFSGGGAKGLAHIGVLKALEENNIPIDYITGTSMGAVVGAMYAAGYSPEEIEYIALSDEFQNWVSGKYSSNYSFFYQKKPENPSFFTAKIQIDSGFNLKLRSNLINDIPLNFALIELLSQASANAKDNFDNLFIPYRCMVSDVLSQEMIALKKGNLAEAVRGSMTVPLVYRPIKIDGKYVFDGGLYNNFPVDVMKKDFNPDVIIGANVSSKNFTDYPKDNDDKLMNRLLVYLFLSKTDSSAIGKNGIYIEPEMANFSATNFKPVKAIIQAGYLQTLANMEEIKAKITQRTSSEELIAKRKAFTNKNPYLTFNQVNVYGVNSKKRSYIKNTFNYDNKQLSLLEIKEGYYKLLGDDNFETVYPSLKFKPETNNYEFDVQVQSETNFKVDLGGNISNRPISNIYLGLQYNYLNKRAYTFNSNFYSGRFYQSAQSAIRVDFPFKTPVFLETEFVYNNWDYFSSGELFAINNRPPAFIKQSDKRAGLKFGIPIRNNTMLTLQGAYFHNRDNYSPTDNFNVGDVLDQSTFDGFLSSIRYTKNKLNYKQYANTGSYLSYGLSYYAGTENYNPGNILRNTPEFSLITSSANNRQWFKFDVKAEKFYRISPHYHLAYVTDNVYSNRPTFTTFKSNLLSTAAFYPLQDSRSIFLDNLRADKYLSLGMKHIFLLKRNLDLRFEGYVFQPFNEVNLKGLQQTKFGTLFSDRHLIGASSVVYHSPVGPIALNLNYYQNQPRPFGILFHIGYLLYNKRAIE; from the coding sequence GTGAAAAATATAATCCTACTAATCTTTATTGTTTGCATTAAAAGTACTTATGCCCAAAAAGTAGGATTAGTTTTTAGTGGTGGTGGCGCTAAGGGTCTAGCTCATATTGGTGTTTTAAAAGCTTTAGAAGAAAATAATATCCCGATAGATTATATTACCGGGACATCTATGGGTGCTGTAGTTGGCGCTATGTACGCTGCCGGATATTCGCCAGAAGAAATAGAATATATAGCTTTAAGCGATGAATTTCAGAATTGGGTAAGTGGTAAATACAGTAGCAATTACAGCTTTTTTTATCAGAAAAAACCAGAAAATCCCTCTTTTTTTACTGCTAAAATTCAAATTGATTCTGGTTTTAATTTAAAACTACGCTCTAACCTTATCAATGATATTCCTTTAAACTTTGCTTTGATAGAACTGCTATCTCAGGCATCTGCCAATGCGAAAGATAACTTTGATAACTTATTTATCCCTTACCGTTGCATGGTTTCTGATGTGCTTTCGCAAGAAATGATTGCACTTAAAAAAGGAAATCTCGCGGAAGCTGTAAGAGGTAGTATGACAGTTCCTTTGGTTTATCGTCCAATAAAAATAGATGGTAAATATGTTTTTGATGGCGGTTTGTACAATAATTTCCCGGTTGATGTAATGAAGAAAGATTTTAACCCCGATGTGATTATTGGTGCTAATGTATCTTCAAAAAACTTTACAGATTACCCCAAAGACAATGATGATAAATTGATGAACCGTTTATTGGTTTACCTCTTTTTAAGTAAAACAGATTCTAGTGCAATTGGTAAAAACGGCATTTATATAGAGCCAGAAATGGCCAATTTTAGCGCAACTAATTTTAAACCTGTTAAAGCCATTATACAAGCTGGGTATTTACAAACACTAGCTAATATGGAAGAAATTAAGGCTAAAATTACTCAAAGAACATCATCAGAAGAACTTATTGCCAAACGTAAAGCTTTTACCAATAAAAACCCCTACTTAACTTTCAACCAAGTAAATGTTTATGGGGTAAATTCTAAAAAGCGCTCTTACATTAAAAACACCTTTAATTATGATAATAAGCAGCTATCGCTTTTAGAAATTAAAGAAGGTTATTATAAGCTTTTAGGCGATGATAATTTTGAAACCGTTTACCCAAGCTTAAAATTTAAACCAGAAACAAACAATTACGAATTTGATGTTCAGGTACAATCTGAAACCAATTTTAAGGTTGATTTAGGTGGTAATATTTCTAACAGACCCATCAGTAATATTTATTTGGGTTTGCAATACAACTACTTAAATAAACGGGCTTATACTTTTAATAGTAATTTTTATTCAGGCCGATTTTACCAATCGGCACAAAGCGCCATAAGGGTTGATTTTCCTTTTAAAACTCCAGTCTTTTTAGAAACCGAGTTTGTGTATAACAATTGGGATTATTTTAGCTCGGGCGAGTTATTTGCCATTAACAACCGCCCACCAGCTTTCATCAAACAATCTGATAAAAGAGCGGGCTTGAAATTTGGCATCCCCATAAGGAATAATACGATGTTAACTTTACAGGGAGCTTATTTTCATAACCGAGATAATTACAGCCCTACGGATAATTTTAACGTTGGTGATGTCTTAGATCAATCAACTTTTGATGGCTTTTTATCTTCTATCAGATACACCAAAAACAAACTTAATTATAAGCAATACGCTAATACAGGCTCATATTTAAGCTATGGTTTATCTTATTATGCCGGTACAGAAAACTATAACCCCGGCAATATTTTACGAAACACCCCCGAATTTAGCCTCATCACTTCATCTGCCAATAACAGACAATGGTTTAAATTTGATGTTAAAGCAGAGAAGTTTTACCGCATATCGCCACATTACCATTTAGCTTATGTTACTGATAATGTTTACTCTAACCGACCAACCTTTACCACTTTCAAAAGTAATTTATTAAGCACAGCTGCATTTTATCCTCTACAAGACTCTCGTTCTATATTTCTAGATAATTTAAGAGCCGATAAATATTTGAGTTTAGGAATGAAGCATATCTTTTTATTAAAAAGAAACTTAGATTTGCGCTTTGAAGGATATGTTTTTCAACCTTTTAACGAGGTTAATTTGAAAGGCTTACAACAAACAAAATTTGGGACTCTTTTTTCAGACAGACACCTCATAGGTGCAAGTTCTGTGGTGTATCATAGTCCGGTTGGGCCAATTGCATTAAATTTAAACTATTATCAAAATCAACCTCGTCCGTTTGGGATTTTATTCCATATTGGATATTTACTTTACAACAAAAGAGCTATAGAATGA
- the fsa gene encoding fructose-6-phosphate aldolase, with the protein MKFFIDTANLAQIKEAQDLGVLDGVTTNPSLMAKEGITGEENVLNHYRAICDLVDDNVSAEVISTDFEGMVKEGEALAALNPKIVVKIPMIKDGIKALKYFSSKGIRTNCTLIFSAGQALLAAKAGASYVSPFLGRLDDIGADSFGLIEDIRLIFDNYGYETEILAASIRNSVHIVECAKIGADVMTGPLSSIMGLLKHPLTDNGLAQFLADHAKAAGK; encoded by the coding sequence ATGAAATTTTTCATAGATACCGCAAACCTTGCACAAATTAAAGAAGCACAAGATTTAGGTGTATTAGATGGCGTAACTACCAACCCAAGTTTAATGGCTAAAGAAGGTATTACCGGAGAAGAAAACGTTTTAAACCACTACAGAGCTATTTGCGATTTAGTAGACGATAACGTAAGTGCGGAAGTAATTTCTACAGATTTTGAAGGTATGGTAAAAGAAGGTGAAGCTTTAGCTGCTTTAAACCCTAAAATTGTAGTAAAAATCCCTATGATTAAAGATGGTATTAAAGCTTTAAAATACTTCAGCAGCAAAGGAATTAGAACCAATTGTACTTTAATTTTCTCTGCCGGACAAGCACTTTTAGCTGCTAAAGCAGGTGCAAGTTATGTATCTCCTTTCTTAGGTCGTTTAGATGATATTGGTGCAGATAGCTTCGGTTTAATTGAGGATATCCGTTTAATTTTTGATAATTACGGATACGAAACAGAAATTTTAGCTGCATCTATCAGAAACTCTGTACATATTGTAGAGTGTGCTAAAATTGGCGCTGATGTAATGACAGGACCTTTATCTTCTATCATGGGCTTATTAAAACACCCATTAACAGATAACGG
- the tamL gene encoding translocation and assembly module lipoprotein TamL gives MKAYIIYPVTILLLFTLILGACRSTKRLKENEALITKLSINGVDKVFEEQAESYVSLDIRPNSPFNLWVYNTFNKKGKKNLGEAPHILDSSLVEVSRGQIQKFLNTKGFLNAKVESAIEVKKKRASISFTATQGPSFKFKDVSFDIKDQEIKDLYLSTRGKFTRITPGERLDEDSIAYERDQIYTLMKKNGYYDFIRQYVRAEIDTNLNNSQGNVTIEILNPDSIPHQQYSIANTYIRIQPSTGIIKQGAERDTAVIDSQYRFYDYSRFFKAKKVAPYIFLNKGEQYSIENVELTNQRLFELNVFKSVSIDFRKRPNSTELIGLIDIIPLKKKSNRIDGDYTFNSSITGANLGLTYQNRNIFGGAEILEIKLRGGLQFDKNLTGGLNDRLLSRDYQVGASLTFPRLVTPFNLPFIGYSGIPRTRLGASFQIYELKDRYLRRAVGANFTHDWLETKYKLHSLTPINVQYALGMIDPVVEQDLINRGYAFFLNTLRSQLVSSSIYNYTLNLAKLSTLSNFTFFNGIVEVGGNTAALAAQLIGKDNSRGQKTLLGVPYYQFAKLETDIRFYRYLGQDKQFVVRLNPGIGYSYGNVKALPFDKQFFAGGSSGIRGWQARTLGPGNYNRSSLESDSTRLNLRNIDQLGDLKFEGNLEYRFKILDNFFGTKVKGATFVDFGNIWQLRDNGFEGAQIKLDKLWQQMAIGTGVGLRFDVSFFVFRLDAGFKVKDPQFRGSDQWITQYYFDREAKKDLKARYAITNNPDRFSTTQIQFGIGMPF, from the coding sequence TTGAAAGCATATATTATTTATCCTGTTACAATATTACTTCTTTTCACTTTAATTTTAGGTGCTTGTAGGTCTACTAAAAGATTAAAAGAAAATGAAGCCTTAATTACAAAGCTTAGCATCAATGGGGTAGATAAGGTATTTGAAGAACAGGCAGAATCTTATGTTTCTTTAGATATTAGACCTAACTCTCCCTTTAATTTATGGGTTTACAATACTTTTAATAAAAAAGGGAAGAAAAATTTGGGCGAGGCACCGCATATTTTAGATAGTTCTTTGGTAGAAGTATCAAGAGGGCAAATTCAGAAATTCTTAAACACCAAAGGCTTTTTAAATGCTAAAGTTGAGAGCGCTATCGAGGTAAAGAAAAAAAGAGCTAGCATTAGTTTCACAGCAACTCAAGGTCCGTCTTTTAAATTCAAAGATGTAAGCTTCGATATTAAAGATCAAGAAATTAAAGACCTTTATTTATCTACCAGAGGTAAATTTACCCGTATAACACCTGGCGAAAGGTTAGATGAAGATAGTATCGCTTATGAGAGAGATCAGATTTATACCCTGATGAAAAAAAATGGTTATTATGATTTTATCAGGCAGTATGTAAGAGCAGAAATAGATACTAACCTAAATAATAGTCAGGGTAACGTTACTATAGAGATTTTAAATCCAGATTCTATACCGCATCAGCAATATTCTATAGCCAATACTTATATCAGGATACAGCCTAGTACGGGTATTATAAAACAAGGTGCAGAAAGAGATACCGCTGTAATAGACTCTCAATATCGTTTTTATGATTATTCAAGATTTTTTAAGGCTAAAAAAGTAGCTCCTTATATTTTCTTAAATAAAGGAGAGCAATATTCTATAGAAAATGTAGAATTGACCAACCAACGCTTATTTGAGCTTAATGTGTTTAAAAGCGTATCTATTGATTTTAGAAAAAGACCAAATTCTACCGAATTAATAGGCTTAATTGATATCATTCCATTAAAAAAGAAATCAAACCGAATAGATGGAGATTATACCTTTAACTCTAGCATTACCGGAGCCAACTTGGGCTTAACTTATCAAAACAGAAATATTTTTGGTGGAGCAGAAATTTTAGAGATTAAATTAAGGGGCGGTTTACAGTTTGATAAAAATCTTACAGGCGGTTTAAACGACAGACTTTTAAGTAGAGATTACCAAGTAGGAGCAAGTTTAACTTTCCCTAGATTGGTAACGCCTTTTAACCTGCCTTTTATTGGTTATAGTGGTATACCAAGAACAAGATTAGGAGCAAGTTTTCAGATATACGAGTTAAAAGATAGGTACTTAAGAAGGGCAGTGGGTGCCAATTTTACCCACGATTGGTTAGAAACTAAATACAAGTTACACTCTTTAACCCCCATAAATGTTCAATATGCTTTGGGTATGATAGACCCTGTTGTTGAACAAGATTTAATTAATAGAGGGTATGCGTTTTTCTTAAATACTTTACGCTCGCAATTGGTATCAAGTTCTATTTATAACTATACATTAAATCTAGCCAAACTATCAACCCTTAGTAATTTTACCTTTTTTAACGGAATAGTTGAAGTTGGTGGTAATACCGCTGCTTTGGCGGCACAGCTTATAGGTAAAGACAATAGTAGAGGACAAAAAACCTTATTAGGTGTGCCATATTACCAATTTGCTAAACTAGAAACCGATATTAGATTTTACCGATATCTTGGTCAAGACAAACAGTTTGTAGTGAGGTTAAACCCTGGTATTGGCTATTCTTATGGTAATGTAAAGGCTTTACCTTTCGATAAGCAGTTTTTTGCAGGTGGTTCTAGCGGCATTAGAGGTTGGCAGGCTCGTACTTTAGGTCCGGGTAATTATAACAGAAGCTCTTTAGAGAGTGATTCTACACGTTTAAATTTAAGAAATATTGACCAATTAGGAGATTTAAAGTTTGAAGGAAATTTAGAGTATCGTTTTAAAATTCTAGATAATTTCTTTGGTACAAAAGTAAAAGGTGCCACATTTGTTGATTTTGGAAATATTTGGCAACTGAGAGATAATGGCTTTGAGGGCGCACAAATAAAACTCGATAAATTATGGCAGCAAATGGCAATAGGAACAGGTGTAGGTTTGCGTTTTGATGTTTCTTTCTTTGTGTTTAGGTTAGATGCTGGTTTTAAAGTTAAAGACCCACAGTTTAGAGGCTCAGACCAATGGATAACTCAATATTATTTTGATAGAGAAGCTAAGAAAGATTTAAAGGCCAGATACGCCATCACCAACAATCCCGATAGGTTTTCAACTACACAAATTCAGTTTGGTATAGGGATGCCTTTCTAA
- a CDS encoding nucleotidyltransferase family protein: MLSFIENHKTQINQLCEKFDVKTMHIFGSAITSEFNEFSDIDILISFKQIPIEKYTDNYFDLHEKLEKLFERKVDLLTDRSLSNPYFIESVEKTKHLLYAA, translated from the coding sequence ATGTTAAGCTTTATAGAAAATCATAAAACGCAAATTAATCAGCTTTGCGAGAAGTTTGATGTAAAGACAATGCATATTTTTGGTTCTGCCATTACCTCGGAATTTAATGAGTTTAGTGATATTGATATTTTGATTTCCTTTAAGCAAATCCCAATAGAAAAATATACCGACAACTATTTCGACTTGCATGAAAAACTAGAAAAATTGTTTGAAAGAAAGGTAGATTTACTAACTGATAGGTCTCTTTCAAACCCCTACTTTATTGAAAGTGTAGAGAAGACAAAACATCTATTATATGCAGCATAA
- a CDS encoding RNA methyltransferase, which yields MKSITEFLNSQYSVQSIYCLAAHIPKLPKLSQKQKVFEVSEQDLIKISTLKTPQEALAILEIPKEDDFTRLKAKEELVFVLDGVQDPGNLGTIIRTLDWFGFGKIICSPDTVEVYNPKVVQATMGSLARVKVAYADLKELLSEEKLPIYGTLLDGKNIFEVKWPSSGYVVLGSEGNGISKEIKALVTEAVTIPGAGHTESLNVAISAAICCTEIKRINYIKN from the coding sequence ATGAAATCTATAACTGAATTTTTAAACTCTCAGTATAGTGTCCAAAGTATTTATTGTTTGGCTGCTCATATTCCAAAATTGCCTAAATTATCTCAAAAACAAAAAGTTTTTGAGGTGAGTGAACAAGATTTAATTAAAATAAGCACTTTAAAAACACCTCAAGAGGCTTTAGCAATTTTAGAAATCCCTAAAGAAGATGATTTTACTAGGCTAAAAGCTAAAGAAGAACTTGTTTTTGTACTAGATGGCGTACAAGACCCAGGAAATTTAGGTACAATTATTAGAACTTTAGATTGGTTTGGTTTTGGTAAAATCATTTGTTCACCAGATACTGTAGAAGTTTATAACCCCAAAGTAGTACAAGCTACTATGGGTTCTTTAGCAAGGGTGAAAGTAGCTTACGCAGATTTAAAAGAACTTTTAAGCGAAGAAAAATTACCAATTTATGGAACTTTATTAGATGGCAAAAATATTTTTGAAGTGAAATGGCCCTCTTCTGGATATGTTGTTTTAGGAAGCGAGGGAAATGGTATCTCTAAGGAAATCAAAGCTTTAGTAACAGAAGCTGTTACCATACCAGGAGCCGGACATACAGAATCTTTAAATGTTGCCATTTCTGCGGCTATTTGCTGTACAGAAATAAAGAGAATTAATTACATTAAAAATTGA
- a CDS encoding ISAon1 family transposase gives MPFFLRDYLDSSPISCKTLGRFFGVEGKRLQEQYVSHLSDFMSWDQAEHAQDWLLFPDNLGEYLSIDETSLSQGELYTIVTNKAAKGKKGALVAIVKGTESETVIKVLCRIKEWARKKVKEVTLDLAPTMAKIVRRSFPKAKLVSDRFHVQQLASEAVQEIRIKHRWDAIEQENKEMDLAKEIKKPWIPELLENGDTLKQLLARSRYLLFKKEVNWTSSQNHRAELLFKRYPDLQKAYEISQELSSIFSRSKDRRIAFKKLAIWYNKIEKLGYKPFNTIARTIQNNYETILNYFDNRSTNASAESFNAKIKAFRSQFRGVRNVKFFLFRLAKIYA, from the coding sequence TTGCCTTTTTTTTTGAGAGACTATTTGGATTCAAGCCCAATAAGCTGTAAAACACTTGGAAGATTCTTTGGAGTTGAGGGTAAACGACTGCAAGAACAGTATGTAAGCCATTTGAGTGACTTTATGAGTTGGGATCAAGCTGAACATGCTCAGGACTGGTTGCTTTTTCCAGACAACCTTGGTGAATATCTATCTATTGATGAGACCAGCCTTTCACAAGGGGAACTATATACCATTGTTACCAATAAAGCAGCAAAAGGCAAAAAAGGTGCTTTGGTTGCTATTGTAAAAGGCACAGAAAGTGAAACGGTTATAAAAGTTCTGTGCCGTATAAAAGAATGGGCGAGAAAAAAGGTAAAAGAGGTCACTCTTGATCTAGCTCCCACCATGGCTAAGATCGTACGAAGGAGCTTTCCAAAAGCAAAGCTTGTCTCCGATAGATTCCATGTGCAACAGCTAGCCAGCGAAGCTGTTCAGGAAATCAGGATAAAACATAGATGGGATGCTATTGAACAGGAAAACAAGGAAATGGATCTTGCTAAAGAAATAAAGAAGCCTTGGATTCCAGAATTATTAGAAAATGGAGATACCTTAAAGCAATTATTGGCAAGGAGCAGGTATTTACTGTTTAAGAAAGAGGTGAATTGGACATCGTCCCAAAATCATAGAGCAGAACTGTTGTTTAAACGATATCCAGATTTACAGAAAGCCTATGAAATCTCCCAGGAGTTGTCCTCTATATTTAGCCGTTCAAAAGACAGAAGAATAGCTTTCAAAAAGTTGGCAATATGGTATAATAAGATAGAAAAACTAGGTTATAAACCCTTCAATACCATAGCTAGAACCATTCAGAACAATTATGAAACCATATTGAACTATTTTGATAACAGAAGCACAAATGCATCCGCAGAATCTTTCAATGCCAAGATAAAAGCTTTCCGATCGCAGTTCAGAGGCGTAAGAAATGTGAAGTTCTTCCTCTTTAGACTAGCTAAAATATACGCTTAA
- a CDS encoding quinone-dependent dihydroorotate dehydrogenase — MYKLIKPLFFQFDPEKIHYFVTGSLKNAQKIWGLAALLKKVYGFDHPSLERELFGLKFKNPVGLAAGFDKNGEYIEELANFGFGFIEVGTVTPLPQPGNDKPRMFRLQEDAALINRMGFNNKGVDVLARKLESVKRNGLIIGGNIGKNKNTPNEEAVNDYIKCFDRLFNVVDYFVVNVSSPNTPNLRALQEKEPLKHILNTLQQRNLKDGLSKPILLKIAPDLTDSQLDDIIEIVQETKIAGIIATNTTISRDGLQAPASLKNEMGGVSGKPVGKRSTEVIRYLSEKSNKAFPIIGVGGIHSSKDAKEKLEAGASLVQVYTGFVYEGPGLVKRILKGLVR, encoded by the coding sequence ATGTACAAACTTATTAAACCGTTATTTTTTCAATTCGACCCAGAGAAAATTCACTATTTCGTTACCGGAAGTTTAAAAAATGCTCAAAAAATTTGGGGCTTAGCAGCTTTACTTAAAAAAGTTTATGGTTTTGATCATCCTAGTTTAGAAAGAGAACTTTTTGGCTTGAAATTTAAAAATCCGGTTGGTTTGGCCGCAGGTTTTGATAAAAATGGTGAGTACATAGAAGAGCTTGCAAATTTTGGTTTTGGTTTTATTGAGGTAGGTACGGTAACACCTTTGCCACAGCCGGGTAATGATAAACCTAGAATGTTTAGACTGCAAGAAGATGCAGCCTTAATCAATAGAATGGGTTTTAACAATAAAGGTGTTGATGTTTTAGCCAGAAAATTAGAAAGCGTTAAACGCAATGGCTTAATCATAGGTGGTAATATTGGCAAAAATAAAAACACACCCAATGAAGAAGCCGTAAACGATTATATCAAATGTTTTGATAGACTGTTTAATGTGGTTGATTATTTTGTGGTGAATGTAAGTTCTCCCAATACACCAAATTTGAGAGCATTACAAGAAAAAGAACCTTTAAAGCATATTCTAAATACTTTACAGCAAAGAAATCTTAAGGATGGCCTTTCTAAACCTATACTATTAAAAATAGCTCCTGATTTAACAGATTCTCAGTTAGATGATATCATAGAAATTGTCCAAGAAACAAAAATTGCGGGTATTATAGCTACCAATACCACCATTTCTAGAGATGGTTTACAAGCACCAGCATCTTTAAAAAATGAAATGGGTGGTGTAAGTGGTAAGCCGGTAGGGAAAAGATCTACCGAGGTAATTAGATATTTATCAGAAAAATCTAATAAAGCTTTTCCTATTATTGGAGTGGGGGGTATACATAGCTCTAAAGACGCCAAAGAAAAATTAGAAGCTGGTGCAAGCTTGGTACAAGTTTATACAGGTTTTGTTTATGAAGGACCTGGTTTAGTAAAGCGTATTTTGAAGGGATTGGTAAGGTGA